From Astyanax mexicanus isolate ESR-SI-001 chromosome 13, AstMex3_surface, whole genome shotgun sequence, the proteins below share one genomic window:
- the c13h1orf52 gene encoding UPF0690 protein C1orf52 homolog, which produces MGDSKQKELPNFFGLGCDDVSSSSDSEEEEAGEKQRRRRGDPAPAAPAAPSGGHKAAAAPLPGPDELFRTVSKPAFLYNPLNKHIDWESRIVKAPEEPAKEFKVWKSNAVPPPQSYVTEEKKGPPPGMDMAIKWSNVYEDNGDDAPQQNTGRALFLPEDEQQESDEEEDDDEKHSKSAKRRRVETFQQKEKRKRDMGQATSDKNFVEEEKRILRQTAE; this is translated from the exons ATGGGCGACAGTAAGCAGAAGGAGCTGCCGAACTTCTTCGGGCTGGGCTGTGATGATGTGAGCTCCAGCAGCgacagcgaggaggaggaggccggggagaagcagcggcggcggcgcggGGATCCGGCTCCAGCCGCCCCTGCAGCTCCTTCAGGTGGACACAAAGCGGCCGCAGCGCCGCTACCCGGCCCGGACGAGCTGTTCCGAACCGTCAGCAAACCCGCCTTCCTCTACAACCCGCTCAACAAGCACATCGACTGGGAGAGCCGCATCGTTAAAGCGCCCGAGGAG cctGCTAAGGAGTTCAAGGTGTGGAAGAGCAACGCAGTCCCACCTCCACAGAGCTATGTGACGGAGGAGAAGAAGGGACCTCCACCAGGAATGGACATGGCAATAAAGTGGTCCAACGTGTATGAAGATAACGGAGATGATGCTCCACAGCAGAACACAGGGCGTGCTCTTTTCCTACCTGAAGATGAGCAGCAGGAATCGG ATgaggaggaagatgatgatgagaAGCACTCCAAGTCAGCTAAGAGACGACGGGTGGAGACCTTCCAGCAGAAGGAGAAGAGGAAGAGGGACATGGGCCAGGCTACGTCTGACAAGAACTTTGTGGAGGAAGAGAAAAGGATCCTGCGGCAGACTGCGGAGTGA